A window from Penicillium oxalicum strain HP7-1 chromosome VIII, whole genome shotgun sequence encodes these proteins:
- a CDS encoding Prolyl 3,4-dihydroxylase ofd1 codes for MKRTTDQRPSIDGNGMPDSKKRALSSEEAVARFSDGLFDPAKQKKYTDAYAKSSPYLHGVICPLIEPSLLRSVRDEVQEHLSFTEKETDIYKIFQSGDLANLDGLDDSSLSKLPSLLKLRDAMYSARFREYLSSVTGSGKLSGKKTDMAINIYTEGCHLLCHDDVIGSRRVSYILYLTDPDTPWQKEWGGALRLYPTTTKKDAQGEDVKIPSPDFSLSIPPAFNQLSFFTVQPGESFHDVEEVYHYREGEDKSKKRVRMAISGWFHIPQEGEDGYEEGLEEKLAARSSLAQLQGRGDIYDLPQPKPVSWEVPEVSGKGKGRMEEEAAEGNEFTESDLEFLVQYLAPSYLTPDIAEEMSEAFGNESSLSLERFLNEKFASRVSAYIEEQERQGLPASCEEIQATTEWTVAVPPHKHRYLYQQAAEGDTSNPIKELLNVLFPSQSFRKWLALITGVDHLKTHNFLARRFRRGADYTLASGYDGEEPRLEFTLSLTPTTGWEKEVEEEDEDEEEDEGEGEKREPKNKAAESKKDAAQETVEHPSVGGYEIYMAGDDDEEDEDEDEEHADQVLRPKKTKADPAIYRSAGADEDDGILFSSQAGWNRLSIVLRDSGTLKFVKYVSANAKGDRWDVTGDIEVEFDEDEDEDDGDDE; via the exons ATGAAGCGCACTACGGATCAGAGACCGTCAATTGACGGCAATGGCATGCCCGACTCTAAAAAGCGGGCTCTGTCCAGCGAAGAGGCAGTCGCACGCTTCAGCGACGGCCTCTTCGACCCggcaaagcaaaagaagtaTACCGACGCATACGCCAAGTCATCTCC GTACTTGCACGGTGTCATCTGTCCCCTGATCGAGCCGTCTCTTTTGCGCTCTGTGCGTGACGAGGTGCAAGAGCACCTATCCTTCACCGAGAAGGAGACCGACATCTACAAGATCTTCCAGTCGGGTGATCTGGCCAACCTGGACGGCCTCGATGACTCGTCCTTGTCAAAGCTTCCTTCGCTGCTCAAGCTCCGTGATGCGATGTACTCAGCTCGCTTCCGCGAGTACCTTTCCTCCGTAACTGGGTCGGGCAAATTGAGTGGTAAGAAGACAGACATGGCCATCAACATCTACACTGAGGGCTGTCATCTTTTGTGCCATGACGACGTGATTGGTAGCCGTCGTGTCAGTTACATTCTGTATCTGACCGATCCCGACACGCCATGGCAGAAGGAATGGGGCGGTGCGCTGCGCCTGTACCCGACCACGACGAAGAAGGATGCCCAAGGCGAGGACGTCAAAATCCCCAGTCCCGATTTTAGCCTCTCAATCCCCCCTGCGTTCAACCAGCTCAGCTTCTTCACTGTTCAGCCGGGCGAGAGTTTCCATGACGTGGAAGAAGTGTACCACTACCGCGAAGGCGAGGACAAGTCGAAGAAGCGTGTGCGCATGGCCATCAGTGGATGGTTCCATATcccccaagaaggagaagacggGTACGAAGAGGGACTGGAGGAGAAGCTTGCGGCGCGCAGCAGTTTGGCTCAACTGCAGGGCCGAGGGGATATCTACGATCTTCCGCAACCGAAACCCGTGTCATGGGAGGTTCCGGAGGTGTCTGGCAAGGGAAAGGgcaggatggaagaggaagcggcGGAGGGCAACGAGTTTACCGAGAGTGATCTCGAGTTCCTCGTGCAGTACTTGGCTCCATCATACCTGACTCCCGACATCGCCGAGGAAATGTCCGAAGCATTTGGAAACGAGTCCTCACTGAGTCTGGAGCGCTTCCTCAACGAGAAATTTGCTTCCCGCGTGAGCGCCTACATCGAGGAACAAGAGCGACAAGGTTTGCCTGCGTCATGCGAAGAAATCCAAGCCACCACCGAGTGGACGGTGGCCGTGCCCCCTCACAAGCACCGTTATCTCTACCAGCAGGCCGCCGAGGGCGACACGAGTAACCCCATCAAGGAGCTGCTGAATGTGCTCTTCCCTTCTCAGTCTTTCCGAAAGTGGCTTGCCCTGATCACCGGTGTAGACCATCTCAAGACTCACAACTTCCTTGCCCGGCGCTTCCGCCGTGGTGCGGACTATACCTTGGCCAGTGGGTATGACGGAGAAGAGCCCCGTTTAGAATTCACTCTCTCCTTGACTCCCACGACCGgatgggagaaggaagtggaagaagaagatgaggacgaggaagaggacgagggtGAGGGTGAGAAGAGAGAACCCAAGAACAAAGCAGCCGAGTCAAAGAAGGATGCCGCTCAAGAGACCGTCGAGCATCCTTCGGTCGGTGGATACGAAATCTACATGGCCGgtgacgacgacgaggaggacgaggatgaggacgaggagcaCGCAGACCAAGTCCTCCGGcccaagaagaccaaggccgaCCCGGCCATCTACCGCTCTGCTGGGgctgatgaggatgatgggaTTCTGTTTAGCAGCCAGGCGGGCTGGAACCGTCTCAGCATTGTCCTGCGGGATAGTGGTACCCTGAAGTTTGTCAAGTACGTCAGTGCCAACGCCAAGGGAGATCGATGGGATGTCACCGGCGACATTGAGGTGGAgtttgacgaagatgaggatgaagatgacggtGACGATGAGTGA